A segment of the Mercurialis annua linkage group LG4, ddMerAnnu1.2, whole genome shotgun sequence genome:
CTCTGCCTCTGCCTCTCTCTTTGTTCTTCTTTATAATGTCATCAAGAGACATATCAACAGATGTAGCCATTGAACAAATAGCTAAAGCACAATCTTCTGATATAGAAGCTAGTAGAcctgatataaaaaaataccataGACATTGGTCAGCAACAgaataagaattaaaaaaataagactcAAAATTGCATTTGCAAAGTGCCAGTTAAATTGCCCAAATAACTAAGGATCACATCTCTACTGGGATGACATAGGACGGCTTTTTTTCACGGCTTTAAATCATCTAAATCTTAATTGCAATAATTAGGGTTTGAACAACAAAGATAGGGTCATGCCTCTAATTCAATAAAATGTTAGAATTAGTAAACCAAAAGCATACTTAtcctttaaaaaaatgttaaatacaGATCTGCAGCCCTtgattaaaactttaaaaaacagATCTAAAAGCAATTCCAAAACCTAATCctataaaatacaaatcaaaacaataaacacctaagtttaatttaataattaaacatgAAATAGTTCAATTACCTCGAGCGAATTGAAAGATCTGCGAAATGAGAACCAGAAACAAACAGATCTGAGAGGAGCTATAAGCTTCGGAACAGAGAACAATAACGAGAGGACTATGGGTAAAaatttagggttagggtttgaaAAAATTTGGGATTCTTTTTCTCGCCTTCAGAGAAAGATAAAAATTAGGGCTTCTGTTGAGTTCTAGAGTTGGAAGGATTTACGCGTAGAGAGATGGAGAGGATACACGGTTTATATAATACCATTAGGGTTTGGTTTCTACACGGTATAcggttttgattttaatttgattccCTGTCACGCCCAATTATATCTTCCCACGTGTGTTCTAGCTATTCAGGGGcctttttgtttaaaatttttttaattggtaATTTAGGAGTTTATAATTAGCAATTTATTAAACTGTTTTCTTAATACCTTTGACCAAAAGAAAAaggcttaattaattaaaaaagaccctaccttttaactttttttttatatcatgaCTTAGAAAAATTATCACATATATCCTTAACgttgtctttatgtttcacctctacctcaacttcaaaaaaaaaaagatgattcattaaaaacaattaaatttaaggattatttcatacctttttttattaaaaaaaatacaaacaaatactTCAGCTTTAAAAGCgttcaaataaattctaaaactaattaattttttaatttaaataaaataaaatattttttattaattacaaccTTCAATCACACTCCGATTTaaaaaaccgctaatattattattgaaaaaaatcgGTTTTCAAAGCTACCGCCACCGGAGAAGTAGGAGCATCtgctccttccatggaggaataACGTGTTCCTCCTTCCTGTTCCTCATTTCCATGGAGaaacagatctgttcctccttCTATGGAAGGAGGACGCCGATTCCCGGTGGTGGTgggcgaaaaattatttttaaaaaaaataatttaatttaattttgtttaaagagttttttatggtttttaaATTTGATAGCGGATTTTTAAATCGGGGTACGGTTGTAGGTcgggaataattaaataattatcattaaatgattttattaaagaagaaggtatttttgattaattaataatattgatgtgtaattagaatatatactaaaaatgaaggactattttaaacttttttttaaatgaaaagaggtaaatttaatacctcgagggtagaggtgaaacataaaaacaacgTTAAAagtatatgtgacaatttttttaggtcagggtataaacgaaaaaaaataattaaaggtgagagttttttaagtaattaagtcaaaaaaaaaaactattaataaaCCACAAAAATTTCAATCTCTTCAAACTTTtgttattctaaaatatttaaatttatgcaATTTCGGACAGTATTCAATAGTTCGCAACAATATTAATCAGGTTGATCAATcgaattatttatgtttatgttatttGATATGACATTCACATAGTCatttaaaaccaaattaataaatatatttttgtgagAAAAATTGAATTCCATCTGTACGCAACAAATTATTTTATGctatatatttcataaatttagagcgttatatttaaaagttgtaaattataattttaaatatttaaaaaaataatttaataatttttatacataataCTTGTTCTTTGTttgtaagaaaaattaaatagaataataattataatttttttattagcttatatttaaatttttttatgattttttgtttgaaactaattgtttttaatagttACTATATGATTATAAACTggaaaactgaaattaataaagggacgatgacaaaagtacctaaaattttaaaaatatttacaaaagtacctgtaaactttttttatttacaaaaatacgactgatttaaaattaattacaaaagtaccaaaaaatgaaaattaattacaaaagtacgatttgtataatgtcgatataattatggtataattttggaatattaaaactataaatcagataatttaaaaataatatttggtttattattggtataatttcaatatattcttggtatatcgattataaatttttatatatattttctagttgataacatgtatatttattttatatgtatttttcactatagttggtaataaaCTAAAgcatttgtatattgttggtataattttagtatattgttaggttaatatttagtatgcgatgtggtgtaatgttgatgtaataataaaatttcagtatattttgatgtgtacacttttggtatactattggtataattttggtatattataaatttaatttttagtatacgatttgatataACTTTggttaacttttatttaatattaataaaatctcagtatatataatgttggtataattttggtataatgtttatataatgttaatataatgttagtttattagtatactgacattatacccacagtatacaccgtatgtttgatgttattttttatttttttgtacttttgtaaatattattaatatttttataaatgaaaaaagtgaacatgtaattttgtaattattttcattttttttggtaaatggtgtaatttcctcattaataaatcattaaagtAAGCCCAGTCTAACCAGATGCTTTGTGTTTATTTGTGCCATAATTTATGACTTGAAGGTTTCTGCTAAGGGAACAAAATGTACAGAACATAAGTTTGAGGGTGTATTCATATCCTTTTCCTAAATATGCATACCTTATTGACTGCAAAACAATTGGGCTGGACTAGTATTATGGGCTTAAGCAAGCAGTGCCATCTCTCTAGTCTCTACATCGTCATTGCTTCTGAGTTGAAACGACAAAGACTGACACCACTTTTTTCTTCAATTCTTCACTTCACTTCGGATTAGTTTTGTTGATTCTGTCTCCCTTTTAGGTACGAGAGGTTCTTGAATTCGAAATCCGAACAAAATAAATGGAGAATTTGAATATGGCGCTACTGTCATCGTCATCCTCTTCTTCGCCACAATTAGTTATGGGGTGTTATCCTAATTCTTTCAAAAACCCTACTCATATTAATCAGTTCTCAAGAACTACTAGAGTCCTTCCTTTATCTCCCCGTAATTACAGGATTATTGGTCGTAATTCAAGCATTACCGTCTCTGCTCTTTCTAATTCAAGCTCTTCCACTGGAGTTCCAAGACGAATTTCTCAAAGCAGTAAGCAATTTGATCCTTTTGTTCAGTATTCAACTCAGGGACGGTTAAGAGCACAGTTAGTTAATTTAACGAAGCGTTTTAATTTTACAAGAATTTAagtaatttgaaattatttgcAGTTGAATTGTGATTCTTAGCTTTTGATATTCTAATTGTTTATGATGATGATTTGGATTAGGGAGTTTAGGTGCAGAGCATTTTGCCAGCCTTTCGAGCGGTCAGCAAACTTCTTCTGTTGGTGTTAATCCACTGCCATTGCcgcctccttcttcttcttcatctttgtAAGTGTTTTGAATTGCATACGAGGGATTGTGAATTTGATGAATTTGATTGGCTGTTAGTTTTAATAAAGGATGATTGTTATTTTCTTGAATTGTTTTCTTGTTGCTGATTGTGTTTGTAGCGGGTCACCTCTGTTTTGGATTGGAGTTGGGGTTGGGCTATCTGCAGTTTTTACATGGGTGAGAAAAAGAACCACTTTTTACCACTCAATTTTCTGTTCTTTTATTTATGTATTCGAATTCTTATTTTTCCCAGCGGCAGTACATTAACAgtttttccaattctaattgCAGGCGGCTACGAGAGTAAAGGTGAGTTTTTTCATTCTTTAAGGTATACAATTTTGGGACTTTATTTTGCTCTGCTGGGATTAATTGATGATAATCAAATCAGGATGAACTTTATGTGTTACATTGAGAGTCCATTGATTCTTGttgaattgtttttattatgtcACCCTTTTGTTGCAAGCTGTAACTCAACATATGCCAGATAAGTTCCACAGGAATTAAGTGACTTGGATTTGCATTAATTTTTGCACCATGAAAATGTTGATGGAGCCAAGTTCGATTTACCTCCCTCCATTTTTGCTGCTGTTTGTCAAACCTGCTCAATGTTTATCATTGTTGCATGCATAGGTCTGCTGTTGGGAATGGTCAAACACTCCCCCTTCGGAAACTCTTGAGAAGTCTAAAACATAATAGAATAAATACAAAGAATTCTGTTCAAGCTTGCAAGTTGCAACTGTAGATAATGAAATGTAGACATCAAGTGCACTTTTATCATTTTCCTACTGGCAACACAAAACAATATAATTTATCTTCTTTGAGAAAACAATCTAAAAATATGATGAGTGTTCTTGGAAGAAACAACCTAAAAGTGCCATTGGACTTGAATGGAGTAACCGTTTCATCATTTTTCCAAAGAATGTGCATCTTACAGGTGATTTTCCAGTCTCGACTCATGTACAGTTTGTTCTAGAAAATTCCAAAGTCTAATTAAAGATAGCTATTTCATTAGTTTGCTACCAACTTAAAACTGCTGAGATACCCAGTCTTTGTATCTTAATAATGCTAACTGCAGTATGTGATAAAGCCTTTtatgttgtatttttttaaaagtcgaAGTCAAAATTTACTTATTCATTGAGATCTGCTTTTATTCTTTCTTCTATCATCATCAAAGTTTTTTTTCACATGCATATCAATCTTGTGATTTTTGCTTGGCATCTGTGATTTTGCAGTCTTTATGCACTTGGCTacaaatgaaatattatttataagcAATACCAATCTAAGAGATCAAAGAAATAGAATAGGATGCGGGATCATGTAATATTCATCTTGAGAAGAAATGACCGTCATGATAAAATATGTATGATTTACTTTTTGAAGGAATTTATTGAACACATTTTCACAACATTCACTTGGCATATAATCATGCATTAGCAATGCTAACAGATTTGGTCCATCCCTTCTTTTTCAGGAGAGGAATTTATTGAACAACATTGTTTACTTCCTGTATTATGTTTacttatccttttttttttacatttcccAATTTTGTTTGGTTTCAATATTGTGTCCATCCTCTGTCAATCTATATTTTCTTGTGATCTGGTATTGAGTTCATTTAATTATCTCTTAGGGAAAGATGTCATAAATTTAAATGCACGTTGTAGAGTCAACTTCTCCAATAATCGAGTGATTTCTTGCTTTGATGTATTTAATTCTAGTGGAAACACTCTATTTGTTGCTTTGTGTACTTGATTTATCTTTCAGAAATACTTTCAGCCCTTCTACACGtgctatttttattatattttatatctcAATAATTGTTAGATAAAATTTATAGCCTttgatatttatcaaaattgtttTGAATTCTAATACTTTGGTGTCTCCTTCTGTTGCTATTTTTATTCTGGTTCATAGTTTTTTCATGCCCATCTTTAAAATAGCGAAAAGTTGAAAACTGAAATATTCATCTTTCTCTCAGAATTATGCCATGCAGCAAGCTTTCAAAACTATGATGAATCAGATGAATACGCAAAATAATCCATTCAACAACCCAGGCTCTCCCAACCCAGCCTTTTCTCCAGGCTCTCCTTTTCCATTTCCAACCCCTGCAGCAGCAGCAGGACCATTTAGCACACCACCATTTCCATCATCATCAACATCTACACCTGCTTCCTCTCCTTCATATCCAACTTCATCAGCATCAACTTCACCATCAGTTGCTTCTCAACCTACAGTTACAGTAGATGTTCCTGCAATGAAAGTAGAAGCAGCTTCAGATACTGACTCCAAAGATGAGAAAGAGACGAAAAAGGAAACTAAGAAATACTGTAAGAAATTTTTTGCTTGCCAatgcaataatttttctctAAGCATCTCGAATCCTAGACCTTATGTTGGAGATAATAGAATTGTTGATTTATTATGTCAGCTATAAGGATGTCCTAAATGCCAGTTATTTCATCCAACTGCATAAAACAATCCAggcctaattttaaattatttcctGAATTTGATGTACGACTACTTGGATTTTGGGTAGTTGAAACTGTGTGAAAATTAGGCTAGAAAAATGTCATTCatctttgtttttctttaatatAAAGTACTGCATCCCTAGCTGCAGAATTGTTTAACAGTGTCCCTGAATAGATTGATATGGTGCTTTTTTCTACATAAATATTGGCTACGCTGTCTTGAAGATGCACTGCATCTTGTAATTTATTGAATAGCATATCTCTTGATTCCCGTTGACAAACTACCATTGAAATGATAGGAATACTGGAATCAATTATTCATTTGTTCTTTGATGAAACCAAACTTGTAGGAGATCATTGTGAGGATATTTTTAAAGCATTTTCTCTTAAGAAGTCTAATGCAACTTATAATCGCAGCTTTTGTAGATGTTTCTCCTGAGGAAACGTTCCCAAAAAGTCCATTTGAAAGCAATGGGGACGTATCTGAGACAAGCACATCCAAAGAAACTCAATTTTCCCAAGAAGTAGCCCTCTCCCTCTCTCCAACTTTCTCTTTCTGTCTCCtttgttttcattttatcaCCAATATGGTGTATAGCAGTTACTAGTTTGAATTACTGatgtttggattgaatttttTGGAAGGTTTCTCAAAATGGAGCTGCTTTTAACCAGATTCCTAATGCTTTTGGGGGTTCTCAGTATACTGGTAAGTAAAATTGCAAGTGAAAATTCTCAACATATTTGTTGGCTTTTTTGTCGTTATAGGTGAGACTTCTTGGAGTGAGGAATTGCTCGTATAATACATTCAGCTTGACCTGGTTGtcattttgagatttcttttcATGATAATTTGACGAATACTAAGGTATAGGCAAAGGTCGGGTTAGGTGAAATGGAGAATGCACAAGAGGGGGTGGAGAGAATGAAGCATTTTGCTATTAAATGCTATAGTATTATTGGCTTACAGAATTGGTGCAACTTGTTGATTGTGTTTTGTTTTTCATTACTGGGGAGTGGAGAGCGTTTGTGGTagaaattgaacccacgacgTAGGAGAATGTTGCGTAGCGCTTATAAGTTTTACCATTTGacgcgcttataccatttgagttatagctcattggtactTGTTAAAAATTTGAAGAGTGGGAGATGTGCCTTAAAGGTGTTTCAGAATTAAcattcttttcaattttgtgATGTTGAAAAACCACCCCCAGAGCGAATATTGTTTCTCAATTCTCTATAATTCTCGGTTTAGTGTAGCTTTTTCATGTAAGATTAGTATTTTATGTGCACATGAATTTCATTTGTTCACATTTGGTAGCTGCTCCAGTGAGCATATTGAGTCACCAGTCTAGATGAAGTATTATTGGCTCTTGACTGTAAATTGCTTTATTCTGACTAAATgatttgaaactatttttttattatattttctgaACGCGCGCACACACTAACATTGTTGATCCTGTTATGCTTACTTTCCATTTGTTTTTAACTTCCgttatttttttgttcataTTTGAATGAGTGCTAAATCAGTTCATATATATTCACGGACAGGAAAGGAAGGTTCTGGCTTATCTGTGGAAGCTTTGGAGAAAATGATGGAGGATCCAACAGTGCAGAAGATGGTTTACCCGTAATGCAGCTTCTTTAACTTGAATCTATTTCTGCTCTTCTAGTCTATTTAATAGTCAGTATGATGATTTCCATTTTAATTCTCCGTTTGGTAACGAACGACTATGATTAGTTCAAGCAGctgtcatcttcttcatttgtaTGGCTTATAATGTAACTGTTGTTTCAATTCCTCCTAAGTCGGcaattatttgttttttcctaacttttttttgtttgatatcATTGCAGATATTTACCCGAGGAGATGAGGAATCCTTCTACTTTCAAATGTAAGTTGAACCATTCAGTGACATAATTCCTCTTAagaaggctgaaacttaaatatatttttccaaGACATCCTTTTGAATATTATCTTCTTCTCCTCCTCATTTATATT
Coding sequences within it:
- the LOC126677644 gene encoding protein TIC 40, chloroplastic isoform X2, with amino-acid sequence MENLNMALLSSSSSSSPQLVMGCYPNSFKNPTHINQFSRTTRVLPLSPRNYRIIGRNSSITVSALSNSSSSTGVPRRISQSSAEHFASLSSGQQTSSVGVNPLPLPPPSSSSSFGSPLFWIGVGVGLSAVFTWAATRVKNYAMQQAFKTMMNQMNTQNNPFNNPGSPNPAFSPGSPFPFPTPAAAAGPFSTPPFPSSSTSTPASSPSYPTSSASTSPSVASQPTVTVDVPAMKVEAASDTDSKDEKETKKETKKYSFVDVSPEETFPKSPFESNGDVSETSTSKETQFSQEVSQNGAAFNQIPNAFGGSQYTGKEGSGLSVEALEKMMEDPTVQKMVYPYLPEEMRNPSTFKWMLQNPQYRQQLEEMLNNMSGSGEWDNRMTESLKNFDLSSPEVKQQFDQIGLTPEEVISKIMANPDVAMAFQNPRVQQAIMDCSQNPLSISKYQNDKEVMDVFNKISELFPGVRP
- the LOC126677644 gene encoding protein TIC 40, chloroplastic isoform X1, with protein sequence MENLNMALLSSSSSSSPQLVMGCYPNSFKNPTHINQFSRTTRVLPLSPRNYRIIGRNSSITVSALSNSSSSTGVPRRISQSRSLGAEHFASLSSGQQTSSVGVNPLPLPPPSSSSSFGSPLFWIGVGVGLSAVFTWAATRVKNYAMQQAFKTMMNQMNTQNNPFNNPGSPNPAFSPGSPFPFPTPAAAAGPFSTPPFPSSSTSTPASSPSYPTSSASTSPSVASQPTVTVDVPAMKVEAASDTDSKDEKETKKETKKYSFVDVSPEETFPKSPFESNGDVSETSTSKETQFSQEVSQNGAAFNQIPNAFGGSQYTGKEGSGLSVEALEKMMEDPTVQKMVYPYLPEEMRNPSTFKWMLQNPQYRQQLEEMLNNMSGSGEWDNRMTESLKNFDLSSPEVKQQFDQIGLTPEEVISKIMANPDVAMAFQNPRVQQAIMDCSQNPLSISKYQNDKEVMDVFNKISELFPGVRP